The Methanosphaera stadtmanae DSM 3091 genome includes a window with the following:
- the glf gene encoding UDP-galactopyranose mutase, whose protein sequence is MEYDYIIVGAGITGITAAEQLANVYDKKVLLIDKNDHIGGNCYDYYDESGILVHKYGPHIFHTNNEEVYSYLSLFTTWNVYNHKLVCNINNTVIPVPFNLISIDKTMQDDNQKITTALLTEYIVNDTLPLDKLKESKNPDIQKLVSYVNENIYTPYVKKIYGVDPEKICEVDGVNINITISYDCRYYQDKYQAVPSNGYTSMFENMLSNHNINILLEHDYNDIISIDLENKKVYFNDEEYTGQLIFTGMIDEFFNYCYGKLPYRSIVYMNETVDQIHFQENASIIYPNDYHFTEITEYKYITGQHARNTTIQFAFPTDYNPKYDETNIPYYPIITEENRELFRKYEKLTEKFPQITFMGRLCNYKHLNMDEAVQNVHDVLFRQLKHEIDEEYI, encoded by the coding sequence TTGGAATATGATTATATAATAGTAGGTGCAGGTATTACAGGAATTACTGCTGCAGAACAATTAGCTAATGTTTATGATAAAAAAGTACTTTTAATTGATAAAAATGATCATATTGGAGGAAATTGCTATGATTACTATGATGAATCTGGTATTTTAGTACATAAATATGGTCCACATATCTTTCACACAAATAATGAAGAAGTTTATTCTTATTTATCATTATTTACAACATGGAATGTGTATAATCATAAATTAGTATGTAATATTAATAATACAGTTATACCAGTACCATTTAACTTAATAAGTATTGATAAGACTATGCAAGATGATAATCAGAAAATAACTACAGCACTGCTTACAGAATATATTGTAAATGACACATTACCTTTAGATAAACTTAAAGAATCAAAAAATCCTGATATACAAAAACTAGTTAGTTATGTTAATGAGAACATATACACACCATATGTTAAGAAAATCTATGGAGTAGATCCAGAGAAAATATGTGAAGTTGATGGTGTTAATATTAATATCACCATATCATATGATTGTAGATATTATCAAGATAAATACCAAGCAGTACCCTCAAATGGATATACTTCCATGTTTGAAAATATGCTCTCTAATCATAACATCAACATACTACTCGAACATGATTATAACGATATAATTTCTATTGACTTAGAAAACAAAAAAGTATACTTTAATGATGAAGAATATACTGGTCAATTGATTTTTACTGGTATGATTGATGAGTTTTTCAATTATTGTTATGGAAAACTTCCATATAGATCAATTGTATATATGAATGAAACAGTTGATCAAATACATTTTCAGGAAAATGCTTCAATAATCTATCCAAATGATTATCATTTCACTGAAATTACTGAATATAAGTACATTACAGGACAACATGCAAGAAATACCACCATACAATTTGCATTTCCAACAGATTATAATCCAAAATATGATGAAACTAACATTCCATACTATCCCATAATAACAGAGGAGAACAGAGAATTATTTAGAAAATATGAAAAATTAACTGAAAAATTCCCTCAAATAACATTTATGGGAAGATTATGTAACTATAAACATTTGAATATGGATGAAGCTGTGCAGAATGTTCATGATGTACTTTTTAGACAATTAAAACATGAAATAGACGAGGAATATATTTGA
- a CDS encoding flippase: MLKLKNIFKSKEYKRILENMISLTGLQFASYILPLITLPYLTLVLGPEKFGLTQYAISLITYFQFFTDYGFNLSATRELAICRDDNQKISQIFSSVMFIKLCLCILSFIILLLIVMFIPKFNEDSYVYILTFGMVIGYMLFPTWLFQGLEYMRYTSILNIIGKIVFTVLIFIFIHDTTDYMLVPLINSLGYILVGILGIYIALTKFNIKITIPSIRDIKYHLREGWYVFISTIAINMYTTTNTFLLGLLTNNTLVGYYSIAEKIILAVNGLLNPISQALYPFISRTVKTDDKTRSIEFIRKITKIMTLVGIVLSAGLFIFAKPIILLLFGQSYVNSVIILQIISIVPLAVSLSTVFGVETMLTFNYKKAFTSIVMIGGIIDIVLGIILITLMKEIGIAISFATTEIFITIAMFIFLQRKGIKIINRNHTKLS; encoded by the coding sequence ATGTTGAAATTAAAAAATATTTTTAAAAGTAAGGAATATAAAAGAATCCTCGAAAATATGATTTCATTAACAGGATTACAATTTGCTAGTTATATTCTCCCATTAATTACTCTTCCATACTTAACATTAGTACTTGGACCTGAAAAATTCGGCCTAACACAGTATGCTATTTCTCTTATTACATATTTTCAATTCTTCACAGATTATGGATTTAATTTATCTGCAACTAGAGAATTAGCTATATGTAGAGATGACAATCAGAAGATTTCCCAGATTTTTAGTTCTGTAATGTTTATAAAGCTGTGTTTATGTATTTTAAGTTTTATAATATTACTACTAATTGTGATGTTCATTCCCAAATTTAATGAAGATAGTTATGTTTATATCTTAACCTTTGGAATGGTTATTGGATATATGTTATTTCCAACATGGCTATTTCAAGGACTTGAATATATGAGATACACCAGTATTCTTAATATTATAGGAAAAATAGTGTTTACAGTACTTATATTTATATTCATACACGATACAACAGATTATATGCTAGTTCCATTAATTAATTCACTGGGATATATTTTAGTTGGAATTCTTGGAATATACATAGCACTTACAAAGTTCAATATAAAAATAACCATACCCTCAATAAGAGATATTAAATATCATTTAAGAGAAGGATGGTATGTGTTTATTTCAACAATAGCAATAAATATGTACACAACAACAAACACATTCCTATTAGGTCTTCTTACAAACAACACCCTTGTTGGTTACTATAGTATTGCTGAAAAAATAATACTTGCAGTAAATGGATTGTTAAATCCAATATCACAAGCATTATACCCCTTCATAAGTCGTACAGTTAAAACAGATGATAAAACTAGAAGTATAGAATTTATACGTAAAATAACAAAAATAATGACCTTAGTTGGAATAGTCTTATCTGCAGGATTATTTATATTTGCAAAACCAATAATATTACTATTATTTGGACAATCTTATGTTAATTCAGTAATTATACTTCAAATAATATCAATTGTTCCACTTGCAGTATCATTAAGTACTGTTTTTGGTGTTGAAACTATGCTAACATTCAATTATAAAAAAGCATTCACATCTATTGTGATGATTGGAGGAATAATTGATATTGTACTTGGAATAATACTTATAACATTAATGAAAGAGATAGGAATAGCAATATCATTTGCAACAACAGAGATATTCATAACAATTGCTATGTTTATATTCCTACAAAGAAAAGGAATTAAAATAATAAATAGAAATCATACAAAATTAAGTTAA
- a CDS encoding GDP-mannose 4,6-dehydratase has translation MEDLRCVVTGGAGFIGSHITETLLENNVSKVTIIDNMTTGNIENLKNLDHDRIELVCGDIRTLDMKPILENHDYLFHEAALISVFESIEQPKATNKTNIDGSFNVLQAAYESNIKKVISASSAAVYGETEVLPNVETLPLQPLSPYAVSKALLELYSYTFTQTYHLPTACLRYFNVFGPRQKADSPYSGVIPKFISALLNNETPVIYGDGEQTRDFIYVKNIAKANYEVAINDVTGVFNIAHGKTTTINELLEIICEIMGYDCNPKYLPQKDGDIRDSVADISKAEETFGFKSEHDFKKELKETINYYVNKFNEE, from the coding sequence ATGGAAGATTTAAGATGTGTTGTTACTGGAGGTGCAGGTTTTATTGGATCTCATATTACTGAAACATTACTTGAAAATAATGTTTCAAAAGTAACAATCATTGATAATATGACAACAGGTAATATAGAAAATCTAAAAAATCTAGACCATGATAGAATTGAACTAGTTTGTGGAGATATTAGAACTCTAGATATGAAGCCAATACTTGAGAATCATGACTATCTATTCCATGAAGCTGCACTTATTAGTGTATTTGAAAGTATTGAACAACCAAAAGCAACTAACAAAACAAACATAGACGGTTCATTCAATGTATTACAAGCAGCATATGAGTCAAATATTAAAAAAGTAATTTCTGCATCATCTGCTGCAGTATATGGTGAAACAGAAGTCTTACCTAATGTAGAAACATTACCTCTTCAACCATTATCTCCCTATGCTGTTTCAAAAGCACTGCTTGAATTATATTCATATACATTCACACAAACATATCATCTACCAACAGCATGTCTAAGATATTTCAATGTATTTGGACCAAGACAAAAGGCAGATTCTCCTTATAGTGGAGTTATACCTAAATTTATCAGTGCCCTCTTAAACAATGAAACTCCAGTAATTTATGGGGATGGAGAACAAACAAGAGACTTCATTTATGTTAAAAATATTGCAAAGGCAAATTATGAAGTAGCAATTAATGATGTAACTGGCGTATTTAATATTGCTCATGGAAAGACCACAACTATTAATGAATTACTTGAAATTATATGTGAAATAATGGGATATGATTGTAATCCAAAATATTTACCACAGAAAGATGGAGACATTAGAGATTCTGTTGCTGATATTAGTAAAGCTGAGGAAACCTTTGGATTTAAAAGTGAACATGACTTTAAAAAAGAATTAAAAGAAACTATTAACTATTATGTTAATAAATTCAATGAAGAATAA
- a CDS encoding DUF1616 domain-containing protein, protein MKLLDKIIKGILIIALIIAMISVIYLVVIHNPGEDYTEFYILDHNNNTTDYPTNMSQYSIGKINIGIKNQEHTDMNYTVKVKTNHTLLASYNKTLKDNEETITPYYIYSTTEIGMHELNIELYKGNITQPYRTLKLRYNVIK, encoded by the coding sequence ATGAAATTATTAGATAAAATTATAAAAGGCATTCTTATCATTGCACTTATCATTGCTATGATATCAGTTATATATCTAGTTGTAATTCATAATCCTGGTGAAGACTATACAGAATTTTATATTCTTGACCATAATAATAACACAACAGATTATCCTACTAATATGAGCCAGTATTCTATTGGAAAGATAAATATTGGTATTAAAAACCAAGAACATACTGATATGAATTACACTGTAAAGGTTAAAACAAATCATACCTTACTTGCCTCATATAATAAGACATTAAAGGATAATGAGGAAACTATAACACCATATTATATCTACAGTACAACAGAAATTGGTATGCATGAATTAAATATTGAATTATATAAAGGAAATATTACACAGCCCTATAGAACCTTGAAACTCAGATATAATGTGATTAAATAA
- a CDS encoding formylmethanofuran--tetrahydromethanopterin N-formyltransferase, whose product MDFEIEDTYCEAFTGTCVRMIVTAEDDITIKKIASDASATPGTVIGRTESGVEKFLDKSETPDNRPGVIIQFWYNTKDLAKFDKELSFRIRQDILVKPFVKIFDASIDPFDYIDTTEHVGHCGDGYEWTEEIDGRTMIRVPICVPDFYIEQKLGCMQGIMGVNFWYYCSTKEAVLEAGYKALDALSEVDGICTPFDICSAGSKVETNYPEIGPTTNHPYCPSLKEKLGDESMVEDGVNYIPEIVIDALTVENAKESLKKGIEALNGVEGVIKVSAGNYGGNLGKYKFNLKDVLD is encoded by the coding sequence ATGGATTTTGAAATAGAAGATACATATTGTGAAGCATTTACTGGAACTTGTGTAAGAATGATTGTAACAGCAGAAGATGATATAACAATCAAGAAAATAGCAAGTGATGCATCAGCAACACCAGGAACAGTAATAGGGAGAACAGAATCTGGAGTAGAAAAATTTTTAGATAAATCAGAAACACCAGATAATAGGCCTGGTGTGATAATTCAATTCTGGTATAATACAAAAGATCTTGCAAAATTTGATAAGGAATTATCATTTAGAATACGTCAAGATATTCTTGTAAAACCATTTGTAAAGATATTTGATGCATCTATAGATCCATTTGACTACATTGATACAACAGAACATGTAGGTCATTGTGGTGATGGATATGAATGGACAGAAGAAATTGATGGTAGAACAATGATAAGAGTACCAATATGTGTTCCAGATTTTTATATTGAACAAAAATTAGGATGTATGCAGGGAATAATGGGAGTAAACTTCTGGTACTATTGTAGTACAAAAGAAGCAGTACTTGAAGCTGGATATAAAGCATTAGATGCACTTTCTGAAGTTGATGGTATATGTACACCATTTGATATCTGTTCTGCAGGTTCAAAAGTAGAAACAAATTATCCAGAAATTGGTCCTACAACAAACCATCCATACTGTCCATCTCTAAAAGAAAAGCTTGGTGATGAATCAATGGTTGAAGACGGAGTAAATTACATACCAGAAATAGTAATTGATGCTTTAACAGTTGAAAATGCTAAAGAATCATTAAAAAAAGGAATTGAAGCTTTAAATGGGGTAGAAGGTGTAATTAAAGTGTCTGCTGGTAATTATGGTGGAAATTTAGGTAAATATAAATTTAATTTAAAAGATGTACTAGATTAG
- a CDS encoding carbohydrate kinase family protein, which produces MMKFDIIGWGALNIDRLCHVNEFAPSDGETFVNYETKSCGGSAANTIIGMAKLGLKTGYIGKVGNDSNGKMMQDYLESHNVDTTHLIKGNGETGEVIGFVDSSGDRKLYVTPKINDTISNSEIKRDYIKNTKLLHLTSFVGLNPEDPSIDTQMELLDELKDDVIVSFDPGMLYVNKGLDFMNKLISYTDILLINETELLLTTNKKTLQEAVDEISQKVDILVVKCSTKGSFIKKGDEEYNIGIFEVDAIDTTGAGDAYNAGFLYGLINNYTLEESGIIGSYIAAQSTTKSGATEAIPFSKDISIEKIIQNLKNY; this is translated from the coding sequence ATGATGAAATTTGATATAATAGGATGGGGAGCATTAAATATTGATAGATTATGTCATGTTAATGAATTTGCACCATCTGATGGAGAAACATTTGTAAATTATGAAACAAAATCCTGTGGAGGATCAGCTGCTAATACAATTATTGGTATGGCAAAACTAGGACTAAAAACTGGATACATTGGAAAGGTAGGTAATGATTCAAATGGTAAAATGATGCAAGATTATCTTGAATCACATAATGTGGATACTACTCATCTCATAAAAGGAAACGGTGAAACAGGAGAAGTAATAGGTTTTGTAGATAGTAGTGGTGATCGTAAGTTATATGTAACTCCAAAAATAAATGACACTATTTCAAATTCTGAAATAAAAAGGGATTATATTAAAAACACTAAATTATTACACTTAACTTCATTTGTAGGATTAAATCCTGAAGATCCATCTATTGATACACAAATGGAATTATTAGATGAATTAAAGGATGATGTAATTGTATCATTTGATCCGGGAATGTTATATGTAAATAAAGGACTTGATTTCATGAATAAACTAATATCTTACACAGATATTTTACTTATCAATGAAACAGAGTTATTATTAACTACAAATAAAAAAACATTACAAGAAGCTGTGGATGAAATATCACAAAAAGTAGATATTTTAGTAGTTAAATGTTCAACAAAAGGTTCTTTTATTAAAAAAGGTGATGAAGAATATAATATTGGAATATTTGAAGTTGATGCTATTGATACAACTGGTGCAGGAGATGCATATAATGCAGGATTTTTATATGGTTTAATAAATAACTATACTCTTGAAGAATCTGGAATAATAGGTAGTTATATTGCAGCTCAATCAACAACAAAATCTGGTGCAACAGAAGCAATACCATTTTCAAAAGATATATCAATTGAAAAAATAATACAAAATCTTAAAAATTATTAA
- the pdxS gene encoding pyridoxal 5'-phosphate synthase lyase subunit PdxS, whose product MIHGTKVLKEGFAKMTKGGVIMDVVNAEQAAIAEDAGAVSVMALERVPSDIRKAGGVARMADPSKVIEIMDAVDIPVMAKVRIGHFVEAQVLQSLGVDMIDESEVLTQADEDFHIDKEQFTIPFVCGARDLGEALRRVDEGAAMIRTKGEAGTGNVVEAVRHMRTIQGAIREIENKTEEELWQVAREINAPRELVKLTAEKGRIPVVNFSAGGIATPADAALMMQLGADGVFVGSGIFKSENPELVAKAVVEATAHYEDADLIADVSTDLGAAMPGIDINEIPEEERLQNRGNLI is encoded by the coding sequence ATGATACATGGAACAAAAGTATTAAAAGAAGGATTCGCTAAAATGACAAAAGGCGGAGTTATTATGGATGTAGTAAATGCAGAACAAGCAGCTATAGCTGAAGATGCAGGAGCAGTATCTGTAATGGCTTTAGAAAGAGTACCATCTGATATAAGAAAAGCTGGTGGAGTAGCAAGAATGGCTGATCCATCAAAAGTAATTGAAATTATGGATGCAGTAGATATTCCTGTAATGGCAAAAGTAAGAATTGGTCACTTTGTAGAAGCACAAGTACTCCAATCATTAGGAGTAGATATGATAGATGAAAGTGAAGTATTAACACAAGCAGATGAAGACTTCCATATAGACAAAGAACAATTCACAATTCCATTTGTATGTGGGGCAAGAGACCTTGGAGAAGCTCTAAGAAGAGTAGATGAAGGGGCAGCAATGATAAGAACCAAAGGTGAAGCTGGTACTGGAAATGTTGTAGAAGCAGTAAGACACATGAGAACAATTCAAGGTGCTATAAGAGAAATTGAAAATAAAACAGAAGAAGAATTATGGCAAGTAGCTCGTGAAATTAATGCACCAAGAGAATTAGTAAAATTAACAGCAGAAAAAGGAAGAATTCCTGTAGTTAACTTCTCAGCAGGTGGAATAGCAACACCAGCAGATGCAGCATTAATGATGCAATTAGGAGCAGATGGAGTATTTGTAGGTTCAGGTATTTTCAAATCAGAAAACCCGGAACTTGTAGCAAAAGCAGTAGTTGAAGCAACAGCTCACTATGAAGATGCAGATTTAATTGCAGATGTATCAACTGATTTAGGTGCAGCAATGCCTGGTATTGATATTAATGAAATACCAGAAGAAGAAAGATTACAAAACAGAGGAAACTTAATATAA
- a CDS encoding exopolysaccharide biosynthesis protein encodes MDKNIENTLILKDEHIKYIKTSDRLRIIRKNIPQGNITIKTLVDTLINEGVYLLIIILVAPFLFPVSIPGSSTPFGVLIILLNFSILSNGHLHLPKFISKQVLTTETIDKFFDILHKALSYVELISKPRGKLVTNKHILKINAVITIILAFLLFLPLPIPFTDFIPSVAILLLAVSSLENDSYLMIIGYVATVITLAYFYSVGYIGVEIIRAVLNTILAYI; translated from the coding sequence GTGGATAAAAATATTGAAAACACACTCATACTTAAAGATGAACATATTAAGTATATAAAAACATCAGATAGACTTAGAATAATTAGAAAGAATATTCCCCAAGGAAATATCACTATAAAAACATTGGTTGATACTCTCATAAATGAAGGAGTCTATCTCTTAATAATAATATTAGTAGCTCCATTCTTATTTCCAGTATCTATTCCAGGGAGTAGTACACCATTTGGCGTGTTAATAATATTACTTAATTTTTCAATACTCTCTAATGGACATTTACATCTACCAAAATTCATATCAAAGCAAGTATTAACTACAGAAACTATTGATAAATTCTTTGATATATTACATAAGGCATTAAGTTATGTGGAATTAATATCAAAGCCAAGGGGTAAACTAGTAACAAACAAGCATATTCTTAAAATTAATGCAGTAATAACGATTATTTTAGCATTTTTATTGTTTCTACCACTACCTATTCCATTTACAGATTTCATACCGAGTGTAGCAATACTGTTGTTGGCAGTAAGTAGTTTAGAAAATGATTCCTATCTAATGATAATAGGATATGTTGCAACTGTTATTACATTAGCTTACTTCTATTCAGTAGGTTATATTGGGGTTGAAATAATTCGTGCTGTGCTAAATACTATTTTAGCATATATTTAA
- a CDS encoding NUDIX domain-containing protein: protein MKTFKMYVKTVVSNDEGKILLLKEKREDRKSRWDLPGAVLTNDDSFDEVVINRIPKEIGYYVYPGKIIGVTNYVTHSVKEIHVIMTGHILNGELLLSNNYENFEWIPLNRLNEYPLNGWLKNYIKHTEEPFNDVSREIEEMDSLQNTRNEMSQDSFFGIGSKIDTNPVKNVKEQSEKQVKSSLGMLKDTILRTFHPKKANVEQTKPKPNMYSTSDMPYINIKEDIIDNTTEQITPDTSEEIVIDRSEDIIPDTPEDNTDNIIINHDYIDNTTNESIDTVMLDENDTVDEVNTKAETASDEIIIEHNTSSADDIVLEHSIDNVTEFDDIVVEHEDTQDPKPEDIKPKKVFDMNVNSANNMKKENKIHEAPKVSKNQNIKVIHNNEKTPYIRKEKQSTQKISFNSEGIKRQGWKEKLDEINRTTSNNEHKVIPRPKGKRKN from the coding sequence ATGAAAACATTTAAAATGTATGTAAAAACCGTCGTAAGTAATGATGAGGGTAAAATCCTACTTCTTAAAGAAAAACGTGAGGATAGAAAATCAAGATGGGATCTTCCAGGTGCTGTTTTAACAAATGATGATAGTTTTGATGAAGTTGTTATAAATAGAATACCAAAGGAAATAGGATATTATGTTTATCCTGGAAAGATAATTGGAGTAACAAACTATGTAACACATAGTGTAAAAGAAATACATGTAATAATGACTGGACATATATTAAATGGAGAATTATTACTATCAAATAATTATGAAAACTTTGAATGGATTCCATTAAACAGATTAAATGAATATCCATTAAATGGTTGGTTAAAAAACTATATAAAACATACAGAAGAACCATTTAATGATGTTTCAAGAGAAATAGAAGAAATGGACTCATTACAAAATACAAGAAATGAAATGAGTCAAGATAGTTTCTTTGGAATTGGCTCAAAAATAGATACTAATCCAGTTAAAAATGTAAAAGAACAATCAGAAAAACAAGTAAAAAGTTCATTAGGTATGTTAAAAGACACTATACTAAGAACATTTCATCCAAAAAAGGCAAATGTTGAACAAACAAAACCAAAACCTAATATGTACTCTACATCAGATATGCCATATATCAATATAAAAGAAGATATAATTGATAATACAACAGAACAAATAACTCCAGATACATCTGAAGAAATTGTAATAGATAGAAGTGAAGATATAATCCCGGATACACCAGAAGATAATACAGATAACATAATCATAAATCATGATTACATTGATAACACAACAAATGAAAGTATAGATACAGTTATGTTAGATGAAAATGATACTGTTGATGAGGTAAATACTAAAGCTGAAACTGCAAGTGATGAAATAATAATAGAACATAACACTTCTAGTGCAGATGATATAGTATTAGAACATTCAATAGATAATGTTACAGAATTTGATGATATTGTAGTAGAACATGAAGATACACAAGATCCAAAACCTGAAGATATCAAACCTAAAAAAGTATTTGATATGAATGTGAATTCTGCAAACAATATGAAAAAAGAAAATAAGATTCATGAAGCTCCAAAAGTATCTAAAAATCAGAACATTAAAGTTATTCATAACAATGAAAAAACACCATACATAAGAAAAGAAAAACAGTCAACACAAAAGATTAGCTTTAATTCTGAAGGTATTAAAAGACAAGGATGGAAAGAAAAATTAGATGAAATCAATAGAACCACATCTAATAATGAACATAAAGTAATTCCTAGACCAAAAGGTAAAAGAAAAAATTAA
- a CDS encoding MnmC family methyltransferase, producing the protein MDDNQEDSRLEMSQQNKQIIQQVFELELDGHKDARELYKEEIAGFLIKTDDGSYTLSSEKRSDGIETLHSTFGARTEAFEKFAIPSKLKEKAESRKIIRVLDICSGIGYNVSALLDYLNDSDVVIEVDMVESSLETLATTLFIPDICKSHGFVKKTIELYLIENGYLQYNKVLSDIPSNIKLNIHVCDARDFLKENANKEYDAVFLDPFSPAKCPELYTVDFFNKLKEFLTTTSLILTYTAASAVRSAMIKVGLHVGEGPQFHRSGGTIASKCFDLLDKPLAFGDEKVIALSDVGVPYMDPDLSDDYNTIIARRQSIRSKIRGVSVFPSSSKLPRYLGIDPMEIEDETLRDKLNGYVQNMGFEALNDPRILSMLDIDRNAPSKNQVLELEQNMEYILNSI; encoded by the coding sequence ATGGACGATAATCAAGAGGATTCACGACTTGAAATGTCACAACAAAATAAACAAATAATACAACAAGTCTTTGAATTAGAATTAGATGGTCATAAAGATGCAAGAGAGTTATATAAAGAAGAAATAGCAGGATTTTTAATTAAAACAGATGATGGATCCTATACTTTATCATCAGAAAAACGTTCTGATGGTATAGAGACATTACATAGTACTTTTGGTGCACGTACAGAGGCATTTGAAAAATTTGCAATTCCATCTAAACTTAAAGAAAAAGCAGAATCAAGAAAAATTATACGGGTTTTAGATATATGTAGTGGTATTGGATATAATGTATCAGCATTACTTGACTATTTAAATGATAGTGATGTTGTAATAGAAGTTGATATGGTTGAATCCTCTTTAGAAACATTGGCAACTACCCTTTTTATTCCAGATATATGTAAATCCCATGGTTTTGTTAAGAAAACAATAGAACTTTACTTAATAGAAAATGGTTATCTACAGTATAATAAAGTTCTAAGTGACATTCCCTCAAATATTAAATTAAATATTCATGTCTGTGATGCACGTGATTTTTTAAAAGAAAATGCAAATAAAGAGTATGATGCAGTATTTTTAGATCCATTTAGTCCAGCTAAATGTCCGGAATTATATACTGTTGATTTTTTCAATAAATTAAAAGAATTCTTAACAACAACTTCTCTTATATTAACATATACAGCTGCAAGTGCAGTTAGAAGTGCTATGATTAAGGTAGGTTTACATGTTGGTGAAGGTCCACAGTTTCATAGAAGTGGTGGAACAATAGCTTCAAAATGTTTTGACTTGTTAGATAAACCCTTAGCATTTGGTGATGAGAAGGTTATAGCTTTAAGTGATGTTGGAGTTCCATATATGGATCCTGATTTATCTGATGATTATAACACAATAATTGCAAGAAGACAATCTATACGTAGTAAGATTAGAGGAGTATCTGTATTTCCATCTTCAAGTAAACTTCCACGTTATCTTGGAATTGATCCTATGGAGATTGAAGATGAAACATTACGTGATAAATTAAATGGTTATGTTCAAAATATGGGATTTGAAGCATTAAATGATCCAAGAATTTTAAGTATGTTGGATATAGATAGAAATGCACCTAGTAAGAATCAGGTTCTTGAATTAGAGCAGAATATGGAATATATATTAAATTCAATATAG
- a CDS encoding class III signal peptide-containing protein, giving the protein MNNKGQLTIEYIILCSILLITLVLTINTITNEVEKNTILSAAQIGAQNGINKNGYATYYNDTFNNYNQHHPQLLTPTTIKIINITLDEKNKTIFIQTTVTTKTTLDTQEKNIMGSRINYYIRKSITDTFGKNPTNIYYDPAKSENYIIKTQPVIWK; this is encoded by the coding sequence ATGAATAATAAAGGACAACTTACAATAGAATACATTATCTTGTGTAGCATATTGTTAATTACATTAGTACTTACAATAAACACAATCACAAATGAAGTAGAAAAAAACACAATACTATCAGCAGCACAAATAGGAGCACAAAATGGAATAAATAAAAATGGATATGCCACATACTACAACGATACATTCAACAACTACAATCAACATCATCCACAACTTTTAACACCAACAACAATAAAAATAATCAACATAACATTAGATGAGAAAAATAAAACAATATTCATACAAACTACTGTAACTACTAAAACAACACTAGATACACAAGAAAAAAACATCATGGGTTCACGTATAAACTACTACATAAGAAAAAGTATAACAGATACATTTGGAAAAAATCCAACAAACATATATTATGATCCAGCAAAATCAGAAAACTACATAATAAAAACACAACCAGTAATATGGAAATAA